One Primulina eburnea isolate SZY01 chromosome 4, ASM2296580v1, whole genome shotgun sequence genomic window, TAAGATAGATTTTTCGCCACATAAATCAGGTTCACTTTTACGTGATGCTGCTCCTAGTCTTGATGCCTTAATGAGCTCAACAGTGCAAGAAGGGAAAAATGTCAAAGATGGAATGCACACAGATAACCAGGTAAACCAACCTGGCTCATGCTTTAATTGATCGATATTAAGGGATCCACAACCCGAAAGATGTGCTAGGTATCTTGAATAAATTCTCACCTTTCATCTGAAGTTTCTTGAGAGGATTTGTTTCTGAAAATTTGTGTCATATTTTTCTCATTTATTATCAGCAGATGAAAGTGATTCCATCAACGGGTAGACGTAATGTTTTGTCATAAAAATGGTTTATGTTTTATTTCCTTATTTTGCTAATAACTTAGTATGAAccttctatttgttaagaagtaATCAGGGCATTACCACTTTCCAGAAATGTTGCCACTTCCCAGAAATGAATTCAGCCTTCATATGCTTGCTAGTTTCCATGATATTAGTTTAGTTAAATCATAGACAAAATTGATCATACAGGCGTTAATatgaaacttttttttttaatcgaaAATCAGCAAAAAACATTAATGTTTGTTTAAAATTGTCTATCATGTTTATATAACTTAACAAATAAGCTTAATGTCCGCTTAGGGAGTTCTGGAAGAAATTGGCAAGGGCAGCAGCGATATATCTGAAGACAGAAAGTTACTCTATTGCCAGCTTCTTAGTCCGGTATCAGTTCTTGAGCATTCGTCTTCTGCAGATAGTTGCAATTCTTCAGAAACAGACAGTAATAGCACGGGAGGTAACTAACTTACTTTAAATATTGTAAACCGGCACATCATAATAATGATAAGTGCATTAACCAACTTTAAACTACAGAGTTTTTACTATTAATTTCAGGTAGCAAACAGTGCTCGTCAATCAAAGTCCAGGAAGTGCTCGCTATGTGTACTTTGAAAACATTAGGTTCAGGCGAAGGGGATACCGAATTATCAGACTCAGCTTCTTCAACGTCTTTTGAAACGATAGCAAAAAGGCAAGAGACAACACTAGTCTTGGTTAATTGTGAGAAGCCAAGAATGTGGGAACTAGAGTATGTGAAGGAGATACTATGTAATATAGAACTGATGTTTATAGATTATGCTTTAGGACACACATGTGAAATCATAGATCCTCATCTTTTCGAACAATTGGAAAGTTGTACAGAGTGTTTGAGTGGCCATGGGCTTGTTCCAAGACTAGACCGAATGGTTCTGTTTAACTGCGTGAGCGAATGCTTGGACCTAAGATGCAGGCGATATGTTGGTGGAGGATGCAAGTTATGGGCTAAGGGTGTATCAGTGGTTAGAAGAAAGGAGCGTTTAGCCGAAGAAGTGTACAAAGAAATTTCTAGTTGGGCAGTCATTGGAGACACCGATGTTGACGAACTTGTAGATAAGGACATGAGCAGGCAACAAGGAAGATGGCTCGATTTTGAAATCGAAGCATTTGAACTCGGGGCACAGGTTGAGTCTCGCATTCTTGAATCTTTGGTAGATGAAGTTATTGCCGACATCTGGATTATTTAGTGTCTAAGCTACAATTAATTCTCATCAATGTTCTCCAAGTAATCCCTTGTTTTTGATAACTAGTTTAATATATGCACCTTTTGTGGATATAATCAAGGATAATGTGGAATCTAAGAATTATTTTGTTCTTTATGCAAAGATATGAAGGCATTTAATGAATCCATATAGGATTGTTCTTGTACAAgttattcacatttcaatcaaaaaatttcaaaatcataaaataaaaacagGTGATTGACACGATATAAGCAATAAATAGAGTGAAGTTCTTGAGATGCCATGCGATATTTTTTGACAAACAACTTCGTGCGAATCTTTCTCGtttccatttctttcattttatCCCTTCAGTTATGGGAAGATAATTTATATTGACATTAAGAATACATGACTAATTCCCTCAAGAAGATTTTGCACATTACCTTGACCTCATCCAATAGCATATATATTACATTGACCATCTAGCATAATAGAGGGTATGGTTCATAATAAGATAAAAGTCATTTATATTCACAAAATCTAGAAGGAATGTACAGAATGTCACGAGCAGGGAACAATGTTTATAATTACTGTGTTACTGTACACTCTTTTAAATCAAAAGCCGCAGGGTCACCGAAGATCTACTAAGTCGAACTTCATATTCGGATTCATATAAACATGGGAGCAGTGTTCATAAATGGGGCTTCCATCGTCAGGCTCTTCATGAGGATGGAAACCACGCTGTTGGCAGTGTCGAATAACAGCAACACCACCAGGATCAGAAAGGTGGAATATGCCATAAGGGCTGCAATAAATACAAATATACAAATGAAATCATCGGAATTGAAAAGAAAACTATAGCAGCATGGATACTCCTCGACGCCGTGCAAACTTCATATAAATATCCGTGTGAATTAAATAACTGTCGACTTCAGACCAAAGacgaagaaaaatttgagaaatataGTGTATAATTCACTCATTCTCAAATAAGTAAAAACCAATTTGGCATCAAAGACATATATGTCACTCAGGATAATTACCATCCCCCaatacaattttaaaaataagctGTTGCCTTTGGTCATGCTTCGGTTCACTGATGCACAACATGGTCTTTATGGTAGATTAACAGGAAAAGGCAAAACCCTTAATCACAAATACTGAAAGAAAACAGAATTGATTTCCCAGTAACGCATATGTAATTTATCAGAAATAATTAAAACTATACCTTGATGTGTCCGTAGGAGCCATGACAATGGCAATTGCCTCTTGTAGCATAACCTAGAAACAAGTCACAGGTTCTTATGAACAGTGAAAAAGTATGGTTTAGCAAAATAAAGCAGACcagaaagaaaacaaaagaaaagaatCAAAAGCATCAAAACAAGGCATTCTTCTGAAGATGATAGACTCCCATTTGTTATTTTTCCACTCGGGAAATGATTTCTTCCCTATTACTATAGTCCAACAAAGTAAATTCTACATCATATTCTTCTAAAAACCAGATGCAGTTTTGCTTAGCCAATTTTCTGTACATGTTACAATTAAACTGACTCATAATATCAAACATGGGGAACTCATAGTTACACCATAAAATATTCTAATCTGGCAAAAACTCGTACATGCAATCGCAAGAAAATCTTTGAAAATTGGACTAATGAAGTCAAGATCAACACCATACAGTTTTACTATACCTGATATGAGTAATGAGTGTGCAAATCGACGGAAGACATAAAACAAGTTTGTGTTGGATGTGTCTGCAAATCAAGAATCAAATCGTGAATAACATATTCTATTGGATTAACAGATGATGATTATATGATATTCAAGCACAGCGACCCTCAAGTCCTTCTCATATACATTTTCATGGTTATTATGTTTATATCAGGAACTATTGTAGCATGAGGAGCATAAATAAAGACCTATTAACAATGTGAAAATACTCTAGCAGACAATGTGCAAccaaagatgacacattttaagAATTCGGGTTCTAAATCAACACGTCAATACCATAAATTATGTCAACTGTAAAGGCCAAAGTTCACCCACAGGCAAAATTTTCATGTTACGGAAAATAAATTATCACACAAAGCTTCTAAAACAAGAAACTCAAATGGTCCTAAGAATTATGCATTTCAACAGAATGTTTCAACACAGAAGTCTCTGCCAAGCAAGAATCACAAACTGCAGACAAGAAATACATTAGCATCTTCATATCAAATGAAGAAGAAACTTTACACAATAATACCCCGATTCTCAATACACAGAAAGCTATATCTGCAATACTTTGAAGGCAGAAGACAGAAGAGAAATTTCCAGTGCTCATGTAAATTCAGAATGTCGAGGACAGGAGACAAGGAAAACAGAAACAAATGACTGAATGAAAACAATGTTTTGATGCTTTTGTTGATGCATCATATCATCAAAATGATATAAATTGTTTCTCAGTTTCCAACAACCAAAGATTGGAAAAAGGGGCACAACAATCAAAGATTAAAAATCCAGTTATGCTGAAGAGTTTAATGCACTTTAATGAGCTGATGTAGTGGCTAATGCGTCAAGTTGGTATAACACTTACATGAATCCACCCAAGGGGAAAAAGGGAACGTCCATCTTGAACCTCAAAAATCTCTTCTTCATTCAGTGTTTGGCACTAAACATAAACCAAGGTAACTTCAATTAGATTGTCCTCGAAAACTAAATAGCAAAAAGTATCATCAGAAGCCCATTTGATATGAAACTGAAGGGGGAATTCACATTTGGCTAGTAGTGAGCAACACTACAGAAGAAACAAATGATATAAAAAAACTCAGCCCCTGATACGGGTCGTTTACTTATCCTACaagtaaaacataaattatatgCTGATATAGGCAGTAAATCTTTTTATACCAAAAAACTAGAATCTTTCACAGAAAAACAGAAATATATGCTAATATAGGCAGTAAATCTTTTTATACCAAAAAACTAGAATCTTTTTAAGATTAGAACACTTGTCGACGAAAAAGGTTACCATTGTTCATTTGAAATTTCCCATAATTCCGAAAAGCATATGCTAATCACTTCTATAAAGTTTTCTGTAAGGAAATTATTGTAACCAACTTATTCCCTGGTTTTTTTTGAGGGGGAAAAATTCTGTTAAAAGTGATCATGTGCTAATTGAAAGGTTGGGAAATAAGCCTCAGACAAAAATTTGAGCACGTATAATACCGAATCTGAAGTCGACTCCTGCTTCGGGATTATGAGTGTAGtaatttggaaaactttattCCGCTGCATTATCAAGGAAAATCAAAATATTAGATACTGCAAATGGAATATGTTTCAAATAGGCTGtccaattttttcttttagaAAGCCTATGTCTTACTAGCGAGCCAGCAAGAACACCACAAGTTTCCAAATTCTTTTCGGTATTTTTTCGTGCTACTCTCAAAAAATCTTCCAACATCTTCACTGGCTACAATACAAGAAAACAAATGAGCATCACAGACAAATGCAAGAATtctattaatataataaaaaatctcGGGGTTAAGTTGAAATCATAAGAAAAACGTAGCTACTATCTTCTATTATTTACAACTGTAGGATCGAGATCGCAGACTCACGATATGAAGATCTTGGTAAGAATTGGAACTGGGCAATCCATCTTGCGAGAGCTTTGGCGGCCCTGGCCTTGGATCGGCAACTTTTGATGGACATATAGGAAGCATCTCTGATTGTACCTTAGCAAGAACAGGAGGTGGAGAAGGTTGCCTGATATTACCCAACCTAAAATCATTCTTCTCCAATACATTGTTTAGTGGATGAGCAGATTCCTCAGCAGGACGTAAACATCTACCATCATCTAAAGATAGAACAGAGTCCATGGTTGATGTTCCCATTTTTGAATCACCATCTTCTACTGTGGCAGGGTCATGTCGCCCACCCTGATTCAAGCTATAAACAAATAGGCATGATATTGATATGTTAAAAGCAGTTAATTAAAA contains:
- the LOC140830786 gene encoding AMSH-like ubiquitin thioesterase 3 isoform X1: MRRAAFNVMTRKISVDNRISLRNYYRIADSLLKQAKIYKEEKNLIDLYVILLRYSSLVSETIPYHRDYQALCQKERTFYKKKLLDVLDELEQLKPQVRQWLDELDEVNTTTQTHHTDGPNKISYAFSVNNKASLSNVQTLQVISAPSPSLKQNNTYTGVSSSNSIDSQFQKLYLNLPLPNQETLSRHSFLGPNGLRGQWVMPAAEIKVNYPTNIIVDSSEISSLNQGGRHDPATVEDGDSKMGTSTMDSVLSLDDGRCLRPAEESAHPLNNVLEKNDFRLGNIRQPSPPPVLAKVQSEMLPICPSKVADPRPGPPKLSQDGLPSSNSYQDLHIPVKMLEDFLRVARKNTEKNLETCGVLAGSLRNKVFQITTLIIPKQESTSDSCQTLNEEEIFEVQDGRSLFPLGWIHTHPTQTCFMSSVDLHTHYSYQVMLQEAIAIVMAPTDTSSPYGIFHLSDPGGVAVIRHCQQRGFHPHEEPDDGSPIYEHCSHVYMNPNMKFDLVDLR
- the LOC140830786 gene encoding AMSH-like ubiquitin thioesterase 3 isoform X2, whose protein sequence is MRRAAFNVMTRKISVDNRISLRNYYRIADSLLKQAKIYKEEKNLIDLYVILLRYSSLVSETIPYHRDYQALCQKERTFYKKKLLDVLDELEQLKPQVRQWLDELDEVNTTTQTHHTDGPNKISYAFSVNNKASLSNVQVISAPSPSLKQNNTYTGVSSSNSIDSQFQKLYLNLPLPNQETLSRHSFLGPNGLRGQWVMPAAEIKVNYPTNIIVDSSEISSLNQGGRHDPATVEDGDSKMGTSTMDSVLSLDDGRCLRPAEESAHPLNNVLEKNDFRLGNIRQPSPPPVLAKVQSEMLPICPSKVADPRPGPPKLSQDGLPSSNSYQDLHIPVKMLEDFLRVARKNTEKNLETCGVLAGSLRNKVFQITTLIIPKQESTSDSCQTLNEEEIFEVQDGRSLFPLGWIHTHPTQTCFMSSVDLHTHYSYQVMLQEAIAIVMAPTDTSSPYGIFHLSDPGGVAVIRHCQQRGFHPHEEPDDGSPIYEHCSHVYMNPNMKFDLVDLR